The Heptranchias perlo isolate sHepPer1 chromosome 30, sHepPer1.hap1, whole genome shotgun sequence region ATTATAAACATGGAATTCTGCCAACTCATATCCTGGGAACTGTGAACCTGCCAAAATATACCCTTCCTCCAACAAgctgcaggcttttaaaacccacaaCCTTGGTGTCACTAATCACTACCTTGTCTCCTCTTGTTGATTCAACCTTGTTAATGTCCTGCACTGTACATCTTGGCCCTTCACCACAGTTTTTCGATTTCAAAAAGGACTTCTAAATTCACCATTTAAAATCAGATTTAAACCagggaaagaaaaaacatccTCATGGTATTTATTCACTtctcctcccccatctctctctctttccttaagCCATTGGATAGGATCAGGAAACAACAACCCTGGGTGATTTTTCTTTCCTCCCAACTCCGAGGTGCTGAGACCGATTGTACCATGTTTACAGTTGCCCTGGTGAGATAATCCAGTGGACCGGAATCTGTTCTGAGAATGGTGCGTCTTTGCCAACTGAGAGGTGGGAGACAGGCCCACATTTTATCAGTCTGTTGCACATTGCCTCCACTCCCACACCCAAACTATGGGTTGTGAAATAACAAATTAAGAATGAGCAAAGCTCAACTTTGCTCTATTTTGGAACAGGGTCTTGGACTTGCTGCTGCCTGTCAGTGTTATTCAGATGAGAAAGCGAGAAGCGGGAGAGCTGTGACTCTGGGTAGAAACTCAGTGACTGGAATACCAACTGCAACACTGATAGTTGGCTAAACATTACATTGAAGGCCTGCCGGTGAGCTTTAATGGCTGTTTATCATCTTAGTCACAGTTACTCAATGGCATTGTAAAAAGTAAGATGATTATCATTAGTTTAGTCAAAGAAATGTAAGGGAATGAATATTATTCTCGGGTTTCTTTTCCACATTTGTACTTGTACCTATGACTGAATTGAATGTTATTTTTGCAGGTTTTGTGCAGTCAGCACCgctttcaccagaatgataccggggattagAGGGTTAAgttctgaggacaggttgcatgaactaggcttgtgttccctcgagtttagaagattgaggggtgatctaatcgaggtgtttaaaatgttaaaaggattcgatgggtcagatacagagaaactatttcctctggggggcggggggaggaggaatcaagagcaaggggacataatcttaaaattagagccaagctgttcagaagtgaaatcaggaagcactttttccacacaaaggggagtggaaatctggaactctttcccccccccctaaaaggctgtggatgctgggggtcaattggagctttcagtattgagaatgatagatttttgttgggtaagagtatcaagggatacggagcaaaggcaggaaaatggagttgaagtggagatcagccatgatttaattaggaacatagaaaggaaggaacatagggacaggagtaggctgtttagcccctcgagcctgttctgccattcagtgagatcatggctgatctgagacctaaccccatatacccgccttagccccatatcccttgtcgCCTTTGGATAATACAAATCTATcaattaacaaaaatctaccaattaaatggtggagcaggctcgaggggctgaatggcctcctgttcccatgAACTGAAGAATGCTTTCAAAACCgtcctgtttctctcctctccctgttgtgaaggtgctgactcttggttGCAGTACAGGTTTCATGGGCTTGGCACTTCTTCAGTGCTTCATCCTACACAGCCATGCTTCacctgtgagcctagacagtgcatGTCAGCAGGGCATTTGACACACATGGGCAGAGGAGGAGGGCACATCACAACTTAGCTCGGTCCTGTCCTTGCCACTGCAAACATAGGCACCCTTCCCTACAAAAGTCACAAGATAGGGATCAGAAAGCCCAGGGGCAACTCAAGCTAATCTCGGCTGAGagctgctaactcagcacagaccctaGTCCACAAAAATATTTCTTATCAGAGATTCATGGCCGAGCTCTGAACCTCTCTGTTGGCTGTGATGGAGTCTCTATTGGagatgtggagggaggggagatttCCAAAGGTGGTTTCAGtaagaggttttttttttcaattgagCTTATTTTAATTGTGTTTTAGTAAAGTATACCGACTGAGAACTTACAGCCTTGATGTaaaattcaactgtttaatttgtGATTCTGTGCACTGACAGACGGTGCCCTGATTCTTCAACTGAAAACAAAATGATGAAAGACCAGGAAGAAGAGGTGAGATTTATTTCctgaaattttctcccctttaaaGGTGTCCACTAACGCTGGCATCTGTCCTCCAGTACCGCACCCAAGAGGCTATCTCTTCATTAGTGAGCCCAGAGAGATAGTGTCAGCAGGCTAATCGAcataggaaaggttgaacaggctggggctcttttctctagaaaagagaaaactgaagggtgacctgattgaggtttttaagattacgaaagggtttagttgggtagacatagagaaattgtttccatttgctgggaatccaaaactaggggtcataaatataagatagtcactaataaatccaataagaaattcaggaggaacttctttacgcagagagtggtgagaatgtggaactcgctaccacatggagtagttgaggcgaatagcataggtgcattttaggggaagctagataaacacatgagggagaaaggaatagaaggatatgctgatagggtgaaatgaagtagggtgggaggaggctcgtgtggagcatagacaccagcaaagaccagttgggccaaatggcctgtttccgtgctgtaaattctatgtaaccacAGCCGAGCCTTATCTTGTCTTCGCTCGATGTACGTGTGCACACTTTCCAGGGGCGGTTACAGCACAGTACTTGGCGTCCCTGCTGTGCTTTGTGTTCCCTCTACCTAGTCCAGCTGTGTTGAGGTGAATTGCAGTGCCCCAACTGTTTTCATTATCCACTAACTACATGCATTACGTATCTCTGCATTCCATACAAATCCATGGTAGACTAGGTATGATCTAAAATTAAGGTAAGGACTAAAatcctgctgtctgtatcctaactcgcaccaagccccattcactcatcacccttgtgctcactgacctacactggcttccggtctaccagtgcctcaaatttaaaagtctcatcctcgtgttcaaatccctccatggcctcgcccttctctatctctaacctcctccagccccaacatcctccgagatctctgcgttcattcaattctgggctcttgcgcatcccccacttccttcgccccactggcaccagctgtgccttcagctgcctggaccctaaactctggaattccctccctaaacctttctgcctctctctcctcctttaaaacgctccttaaaatctacctctttgactaagcttttgatcacctgtcctaatatctccttttttgtctgtgtcaatttttttgtctgattatgctcctgtgaaaacaaaattggacatcgagccacatattaggacaggtgaccaaaagcttagtcaaagatgtaagttttaaggagagtcttaaaggaggagagagaggtttagggagggaattccagagcttagggctgaggcagctgaaggcatggctaccaacggtggagcaaagaaaatcggggatgcgcaagaggccagaattggaggacggcagagatctcggagggttgtattgCTGATAGAGATTATAGAgctagggaggagtgaggccatggagggatttgaaaacatagaTGGGACTTTTACATTTGAGGTGTTTTGGATgttctgaagtttatggagagtggaagatgggaggccagacaggagagcgttggaatagtcgagtctggaggtaccaAAAGCATgtattagggtttcagcagcagatgagctgaggcagaggcaggggcggagatgggcgatgttacggaggtggaagtagcagAAACCCACAGCATGGCAGCTATGCACAAAGCCAATCTGTGTTGTATGTAATGTGTTTAACACTGAAACTTTGTGTTCGTAGGAATTCATCACTATACGAGTACAGGACCCAAGAATCCAAGACCAGGGTTCCTGGGCTTCGTACGTGGATTATAAAATATTCCTTTACGTGAGTACAGTGCGTGTTGTTTGCTtacaagtgtttaaaatgataaagcgattcgataggatagatagagagaaactatttcctctggtgggggaatctaggggACACGATCTTGAAATTggagctaggtcatttaggaggCAAATCAGGGGGCATTTTTTCACACACAgcattgtggaaatctggaactctcttcccccaaaggcTGTAGATGTTGGGgaacaattaaaattttcaagactgagattgttagatttttgttgggtaggaGTATCGagtgatatggaaccaaggcgggtagatgcagttgaggtacaaatcagccatggcctaattgaaaggcggaacaggctcaaggggctgaatggtctcctcctgttccttgtgatGCCCCACCCCTCTGACCCTGGCCTTGCATCACGGTGGAGTGTGTGGCTGGGTTGTCAGCCTTGGCCCACGTCGCTGCCATGCTGCAAGCTGGCCACTGGGAGGCGAACGAGGGCAGTCCAGAGATGAGAGTCCCTGTGGGGCACGACTTGGCCTCGGATTGGTACCTCTTGCCAGCAGCATAACAGTTCGTTAACCCCAGGGAATCAAACCTGTGTCCCGTCACTGCTTCTCCGCTCCATGAATGTTTCCAGATCCACTTGGTAGTGACCCAGTCCTGGTCTCTGCATACAGGAACTCAGCAGAGCAGGGATCAAAGCTGCTTGTCTCGACTCCAGGACTCCACTTCCTGGTCTTCCAACATGTAgcgccattcccccccccccgggaaggCGGTGACTCTTGCTGTGGCACGTTTCCATAGATACCAGGTATCATCAGCACTTCGTCCAAGCAgcagttcttcatgtgtgagcccagacagttagTGCTCATAGGCTATTGGACCGTGGGGTAGAAGCACCACATGGAGCCTGGTCCTGTCCTCGCCCGACATTCACACTTGCGCACTTGCTAGCAGGAGTTGTTGGACCccgatcaggagctggaaccatGGCCCGTTTCCCTTTCCCCTAGGCCAGTGGTGTTGAGGTTAATTATCGTGCCCCTATACCCCCCGATATTGCGGCCCCGTCACAGTGTGACTGACCCCATCCCCCGATATTGCGTCCCTGTCACGATGtgactcaccccaccccccgataTTGCGTCCCTGTCACGATGTGACTCACCCCATCCCCCGATATTGCGTCCCTGTCACGATGTGACTCACCCCATCCCCCGATATTgcgtccctgtcacagtgtgactcaccccaccccccgataTTGCGTCCCTGTCACGATGtgactgaccccacccccccgatattgcgtccctgtcacagtgtgactGACCCCATCCCCCGATATTGCGTCCCTGTCACGATGtgactcaccccaccccccgatattgcgtccctgtcacagtgtgactcacccccccccccccccaccccccgatactGTGGCCCTCCAaggattagattatgaggagagattacataaactaggcttgtattccctggaatatagaaggttaaggggtgatttgtttgGGAgattttttaggattttgaaaggaattaatagggtagatagagagaaactgtttccactggtgggggaatctaggacaagaggacataaccATAAAATCCgagccaggacattcaggagagaagttaggaaacgcttcttcactcaaaaggtggtagaagtgtgaaaTTCTCGCCCaccaaaagcagtagatgctcgctcaatcaacaatttaaaatctgagattgatagattttgttagccaagggtattaagggatatggagccaaggcgggtggatggagtttggagtttggatacagatcagctatgatctcactgaatggcggaacaggctcatggggccgattggcctcctccagttcctatgttcctattcctgcgccagctaagatcagctgactcagtacagaccagagattgaatctGGAACCTTCCTGCTCCACGTGGGGCTCAGTACCACGCTGGGCACGTCATTTACCCAGGACCGAGTGGGCTACTCGGGAGGGAGTACAGATTGTTACTGTTTGTCTGCTAGTCAAAATCAACAAGGTGAACTGACAGGCCACTTGCTGCACTCTTCCAGACAAACAGCAAGGCTTTTACTGCAAAGACCTCCTGTGTACGGAGACGATATCGGGAGTTTGTGTGGCTGAGGCGTCGGCTCCAGAAGAATGCTGGATTGGTGTAAGTACAGCTCGGAACACTGGAATTAACGGGACTTGGTGGATGATTTTAGAGACTGGGTCCCCTGAAAAGGCGTGGTGTGGTATCCCGGTAATTATTCTGGGATCactccgtcttttggatgagacgttcaaccgaggccccgtctgccctctcaggtggtcgtaaaagatcccatggcattattcgaagaagagcaggggagtttttcccactgtcctggctaatatttatctctcaaccacatcattaaaacagattatctggtcattatctcatttctgtttgtgggagcttgctgtgcgcaaattggctgctatgtttcctgcattagaaaagtgactacacttcaaaagtacttcattggctgtaaagcactttgggccgtcctgaggtcgtgaaaggcgctatataaatgcaagttctttctttcactcccGCTGACCAGAACTGACCCAGCTGGAGTTTGCATAGTTAGTGGGAAGACACCtcacagtgtcagccgtggcactgttggtagtgccgtgggatcctctctgtccacctgggagggcagtcaaggcctcggtttaacatctcatctgaaagacggcacctccgacagtgcagcactccctcagtgctgcgccgggagcgtcagcctggattatgtgctcaagtctctggagtgggacttgaacccataaccttctgactcagaggcgagagtgctacccactgaaccacagtatAGAAGGAAACCGACCAATTCCCTTCATGAATTGAACTTGGCTCATCTCTTGCCCCACTCCAGTCATTTGTTGTCTGATTGTTTGGGAGGGACGTACTGATATTAATATAGTGTCACATTCTCCTTTCCCAAAGTACAGTATACAAAATTCCACACTTCTTATGTTTTCGCAGATCTCTCCCAGAACTGCCAGGGAAGAATCTATTTTTCCAAGTGAGCAACAGTGAAGGCATAGAGAGAAGGCGACAGGGTCTGCAGCAGTTCCTGGAAAAGTAAGTACAGTGTGAGGACTGTAATAATATTTCatctagttcggccacaactggaatattgtgtccagttctgggcaccgcactttaggaaggatgtgaaggccttagaaagggtacagaaaagatttactagaatagttccagctatgagggacttcagttaagtggagagactggagaagatggggttgttctccttagagcagagaagtttgagaggagatttgatagaagtgttcaaaatcattaagggtttagatagggtaaataaagagaaactgttcccattggcggaagggctgagaatcagaggacacggatttaagttgattggcaaaagaaatacttttttacgccgcaagtagttatgatctggaatgcgctgcctgaaagggtggtggaaacagattcaatcgtggctttcagaaaagaactggataaatatttgaagggaaaacacttgcagggctacagggaaagagcagggggaatggaactagctggattgcacttacaaagagctggcaggggctcaatgggccgaatggcctccttctgtgctgtaaccattctatgattctatgatttagtgtGCGTTGCTGATGACCTCAGACACACAGAGTGTTTCTTTGTGTGAGCAGCATGCCTTTTAAAATTAATCCAGATTTATATTCGACAACAACTGTACTTGCATCTTGTCAAGATTCCGTACTTTGTTTTTATCTCCAATTTTTCCTCCCTCCGCGGCAGGGTTTGATTTCACAGGCACCCACACATTTTCAGTATTTCTCTTACTTGTCTATTGTCAGTGTGTGAGCTGAGACAGTGAGCGTTGGCAGGCTAGAGAATGGGCAGAGAGCCCGATCCTGCCCTCCCCAGTAACCCAAACATGCACAGCAGGGGTTAGCGGACACTGATCGGGAGTGTGATCTGAAGTACGGAGACACTACAGCCATTCTAGGTGAGATCAGCCATCTCAGCACAGATCAAGGGTTGAGCCTGGGACATTGTACATCATTTGAGTCATTGGAGAGCTTCGAGCATCTGAACTTTGAAGCACACGGAGTCCTGGACCCCAGGAACATTTCAACAATGAAAACTTGCACTTTCATTACAAGATCATAGGATAATTACGGATGGGgaacggccattcggcccatcttaatttgTCCATTCAAAGAGATCCTATATTTCCCCCCATTGCAGCTTCCTATCGTTACTTAAGtagttccagggttttcacctccattaCTCTATGGGAGTTCATTCCATGTCTTGACCACTCCTTGTGCGAAGAGGAACTTCCTGATAGCAGTCTTAAATttgtcttttactagtttgaatctgtgCCCCTTTGTCCTACTctcgcaatttaatttaaagtaatgatgtaacatagtcaaatatcccaaagcacttcacagaggttttaaaaaaaacaatggtaGGTGAAGGGTTGGGGGGTGACTGAAGGCAGTGGCTTAAACTGGGTTAATTTGAAGTGAGTgctcatttaatattttattcgAGGACTGAATTCCTCGAACCCTGTGGGGCTTCTG contains the following coding sequences:
- the LOC137300248 gene encoding sorting nexin-11-like isoform X2 → MMKDQEEEEFITIRVQDPRIQDQGSWASYVDYKIFLYTNSKAFTAKTSCVRRRYREFVWLRRRLQKNAGLVSLPELPGKNLFFQVSNSEGIERRRQGLQQFLEKVLHTTLFLSDSQLHLFLQTQLSLAQIEACVQGDTPFSVTEAILDNATSKKRVLDREDAEAVGPVGYEGERV
- the LOC137300248 gene encoding sorting nexin-11-like isoform X1, whose translation is MMKDQEEEEFITIRVQDPRIQDQGSWASYVDYKIFLYTNSKAFTAKTSCVRRRYREFVWLRRRLQKNAGLVSLPELPGKNLFFQVSNSEGIERRRQGLQQFLEKVLHTTLFLSDSQLHLFLQTQLSLAQIEACVQGDTPFSVTEAILDNATSKKRVLDREDAEAVGPVGYEGESSPSHILVSDIESSSQIPATQEESSASDRT